In Cyclopterus lumpus isolate fCycLum1 chromosome 9, fCycLum1.pri, whole genome shotgun sequence, a single genomic region encodes these proteins:
- the piwil2 gene encoding piwi-like protein 2, with protein sequence MDPKKPLTLTMTGIPSLGRGGGLQPQEPAVGRSRGLLLSAEGPGIGRARGFPTFSDTPHGRGLTLPITDPVVGRARGLLFQAGDSKVGVARGAILPSLGPQHGQTPHETTKQDLTDGTSALTRKEVDIPTLGPRSALVSMFRGMGIEPSMTSWGRGTAPVGRGATGDLGDVKLQRVLVGVISSPESIGQLEEVMGRGNSFHGRGLSPQTLVGLGRAAMPHLGVGRGRALATFLPGRVESVSPASEQQAAQYTQTSLTGTTAPVPTTEEVVLSAVAPAKMELKMEEVREPPNDKAGTKGTPVTIGSNHILIRCRNEAVYQYHVTFTPNVESMGMRFAMMKDHRSATGEVVAFDGSILFLPVKLNDVVVLKSLRRTDNEEITIRIQMTKILPPNSDLCIPFYNVVLRRVMKIIGLKLVGRNHYDPESAVILGKHRLQVWPGYSTGIKRTDGGLYLNVDVSHKVLRNDSVLNVMNTLYQQSKENFRDECTKELIGNIIITRYNNCTYRIDAIEWDKSPKDAFTLMDGTKTTFVEYYSKNYGIAIKEMDQPLLMHHPKERSKPGGKQIITGEILLVPELSFMTGIPEKMRKDFRSMKDLNMHINVNGEQYTHSLKQLLKNISTNPESTKELSRWGLDIASEIMVTTGRILPLETICLQSSSFTTGADVSWSREVARDASISSIPLKIWAIFYPRRCAEQAEELVSTFNKVAGPLGMRLERPIRVELRDDRTEAYVKSIHSQLTNEPNMQLVVCIMVGNRDDLYSAIKKLCCVKSPIPSQAINVRTISQPLKLKSVTQKILLQMNCKLGGELWTVNVPLKHLMVVGVDVHHDTSKVRQSVMGFVASVNSSLTRWYSRVTFQTPTEELIFGFRVCLLAALQKYYEVNHNLPEKIVVYRDGVSDGQLKMVEQYEIPQLIKCFKTFPSYEPKLVFIVVQKRINTTLYSCNGNHIGTPPPGTVLDHTLTQKDWVDFFLLAHTSRQGSGLPTHYVSLYNTANLTPDHLQRLTYKMCHMYWNWPGTIRVPAPCKYAHKLAYLSGQYLHSEPAIQLSDKLYFL encoded by the exons ATGGATCCAAAGAAGCCTCTCACGCTTACTATGACGGGCATTCCTTCCCTGGGCCGGGGAGGGGGACTACAGCCTCAGGAGCCGGCTGTAGGACGTAGCAGAGGGCTGCTGCTCTCTGCAGAAGGGCCTGGGATAGGACGAGCCAGAGGTTTCCCCACTTTTAGCGATACACCACATGGACGAGGATTAACTCTACCGATTACTGACCCTGTGGTTGGCCGAGCCAGAGGGCTGCTCTTCCAAGCAGGTGATTCAAAGGTAGGGGTGGCAAGAGGTGCAATCCTGCCTAGTCTGGGGCCGCAGCACGGACAGACTCCACATGAAACTACGAAGCAAGACCTTACAGATGGGACCTCTGCTTTGACAAGAAAAGAG GTTGACATACCTACCCTTGGTCCAAGATCAGCACTGGTCTCAATGTTTAGAGGAATGGGCATTGAGCCCTCAATGACCTCATGGGGAAGAGGAACAGCACCAGTGG GAAGAGGAGCAACTGGAGATTTGGGTGATGTGAAGCTGCAGCGTGTCCTAGTAGGTGTCATCAGTAGCCCAGAAAGCATCGGCCAACTTGAAGAGGTGATGGGCAGAGGCAATAG TTTCCATGGCCGAGGTTTGTCCCCTCAGACGTTGGTGGGTCTTGGAAGAGCAGCAATGCCTCACCTTGGGGTTGGAAGAGGACGCGCTCTTGCTACTTTTCTTCCAGGTCGTGTCGAGTCTGTTTCTCCAGCCTCTGAGCAACAAGCAGCCCAATACACTCAAACTTCCCTTACAG GGACAACGGCCCCGGTGCCCACCACTGAAGAGGTTGTGCTTTCTGCTGTTGCACCAGCAAAGATGGAGCTGAAAATGGAGGAAGTCCG TGAGCCACCTAATGATAAGGCTGGAACAAAAGGAACGCCTGTAACTATTGGCTCAAATCACATCCTGATTCGATGTAGGAATGAAGCGGTTTATCAGTACCATGTTACATTCAC TCCAAATGTTGAGTCGATGGGAATGCGTTTTGCCATGATGAAAGATCACCGCTCGGCCACAGGAGAAGTAGTAGCTTTTGATGGCTCCATACTCTTCCTGCCTGTTAAACTGAATGAC GTGGTTGTTCTAAAGAGTTTGAGACGAACCGATAATGAGGAAATTACAATAAGAATCCAGATGACGAAGATTTTGCCACCCAACTCGGATCTATGCATCCCATTCTACAATGTGGTGCTCAGGag GGTAATGAAAATCATCGGGCTGAAGCTGGTGGGTCGAAATCATTACGATCCAGAAAGTGCAGTCATTCTTGGAAAACATCG GCTGCAAGTGTGGCCGGGTTATTCAACCGGTATCAAGCGCACAGATGGAGGCCTGTACCTGAATGTGGATGTGTCTCACAAAGTCCTGCGAAATGACTCGGTGCTGAATGTCAT GAACACGTTGTACCAACAAAGCAAAGAGAACTTCCGAGACGAATGCACCAAAGAGCTCATCggcaacatcatcatcacccgCTACAACAACTGCACCTACCGCATTGATGCCATTGAATGGGACAAATCGCCCAAAGACGCCTTCACTTTGATGGATGGCACAAAAACCACCTTTGTAGAATACTACAG CAAGAACTATGGGATTGCGATCAAGGAGATGGACCAACCGTTGCTCATGCATCACCCGAAGGAGAGGTCCAAGCCAGGAGGGAAG CAAATCATTACTGGAGAGATCCTTCTAGTACCAGAGCTTTCTTTCATGACGGGAATCCCAGAAAAAATGAGGAAGGACTTCAGATCTATGAAG GACCTGAACATGCACATCAATGTGAACGGTGAGCagtacacacactcattaaaaCAGCTTCTAAAGAACATCAGCACCAATCCTGAGAGTACGAAGGAGCTCAGCCGATGGGGACTGGACATTGCCTCAGAAATCATGGTG ACTACAGGTAGAATTCTTCCACTTGAAACCATCTGTCTGCAGTCTTCATCCTTTACCACCGGTGCTGATGTGTCCTGGTCCAGAGAGGTTGCTAGGGATGCTTCCATCAGCTCT ATCCCATTGAAGATCTGGGCCATTTTCTATCCTCGTCGCTGTGCAGAGCAGGCTGAAGAGCTGGTCTCCACCTTTAACAAGGTGGCCGGGCCTCTTGGTATGCGTCTGGAGCGACCCATTCGTGTGGAACTGAGGGATGATCGCACTGAGGCATACGTCAAGAGCATCCACTCTCAGCTCACCAATGAG CCCAATATGCAGCTCGTAGTGTGCATCATGGTCGGCAACAGAGACGATCTCTACAGTGCCATCAAGAAGCTTTGCTGTGTCAAAAGTCCCATCCCATCCCAG GCCATCAATGTCCGGACAATTTCCCAGCCACTGAAGCTGAAGAGTGTCACCCAAAAGATACTCCTGCAGATGAACTGCAAGTTAGGAGGGGAACTGTGGACCGTCAATGTCCCTCTG AAACACCTGATGGTGGTGGGAGTTGATGTACATCATGACACCAGCAAGGTGCGCCAATCAGTCATGGGCTTTGTCGCGAGTGTGAACag CTCACTGACTCGCTGGTACTCCAGAGTAACTTTCCAGACACCAACTGAGGAACTGATCTTTGGCTTCAGAGTTTGCTTACTGGCTGCACTGCAGAAGTACTACGAG GTGAACCACAATCTGCCAGAGAAGATTGTGGTGTATCGGGATGGAGTGTCAGATGGTCAGCTGAAGATGGTGGAGCAGTACGAGATCCCACAGTTGATCAAATGCTTCAAGACTTTCCCCAGCTACGAGCCCAAGCTGGTCTTCATTGTGGTCCAAAAGCGCATCAACACCACCCTCTACTCCTGCAATGGAAACCATATTGGTACACCACCGCCTGGAACGGTTCTGGATCACACCCTCACTCAGAAAGACTG ggtGGACTTCTTTCTGTTGGCACATACCAGTCGTCAGGGCTCTGGACTTCCAACACACTACGTGTCTTTGTACAACACGGCAAATCTCACACCAGACCATTTGCAAAG GCTGACTTACAAGATGTGCCATATGTACTGGAACTGGCCGGGCACCATTCGTGTTCCAGCACCATGCAAGTATGCCCACAAACTGGCCTACCTGTCTGGCCAGTATCTGCACTCAGAGCCAGCCATCCAGCTATCAGACAAGCTCTACTTCCTTTGA